AAAACAGTTTTACTCCTTCACTCGAGACTATTACGCTGGATGATCCGCGTTTATCCAATGTGTGGGGAAAAGAGATATACCGCCTTTCTTTGACGGCAAAGAAGAAAGCCCTCTCCGGAACGTATGTGTACACAATCAAACAAAACAATAAATAAAGAAAGAATGAAAAATTGGATCGCTCTTGCTTTCTCCGCCTTCCTGATATCGTGCGGAGGAGCACCTAAAACAGTAGAGAAAAGCTTTGTTGACGAGAATGCCGATTTCGCTCGCGCGCAGATCGGTAAGGAAATAGAAATCATCGAAGCCAGTGGTAAATTTATGAATCCTGTCACGTTGAAAAAAGACAGTTCCGTCTATTATTGCGGTTATGCAGACTGGCGCAGCGGATTTTTCCCTGGGTCAGTGTGGTATCTGTATGAACTGACGGGCGATACGGCATTGCTTCCGCTTGCCCAGAAATATACGCTGGCAATCGAGGAAGCCAAGAACCTGACCTGGCATCATGACATCGGATTCATTATCAACTGCAGTTTCGGTAACGGTTTGCGTCTGACTGCCGATCCGTCTTATAAAGATGTGATGGTGCAGGCCGCCAAGTCATTGTCTACCCGTTTCCGTGAAGCTCCGCAGGTGATCCAGTCCTGGAATGTCGATCGTGGCTGGCAGTCGGAACGTGGCTGGGAATGTCCGGTGATCATCGATAATATGATGAACCTGGAACTGATGTTCGAAGCCACCCGTTTATCCGGCGATTCTTCTTTCTATAAAATAGCCCTGGCGCATGCCGACCGCACGCTGCAGGAACACTTCCGTCCGGATGGCAGCTGTTACCATGTGATCGATTATAGCCTGGAAGATGGTTCCGTACGTCACCGCCATACGGCACAGGGATATGCACACGAATCAGCCTGGAGCCGCGGACAAGCGTGGGCAATCTACGGTTTTGTGGTTTGCTATCGTGAAACAGGCGACCGTAAGTATCTGGATCAGGCGTTGAAGACATTCAACTTCATGAAGAATCATAAGGCAATGCCGGCTGACCTGATCCCTTACTGGGATATGGATGCACCGAATATTCCGAACGAACCGCGCGATGCCTCGGCTGCTTCCTGTATCGCTTCCGCTTTGTATGAGATCAGCACGCTGGATGTTGAGAATGCGGCAGACTATAAAACATATGCCGATAACATCATGACATCGCTGGCTTCTCCGGCTTATCGTGCGGCTTTAGGTACGAACGGCAACTTTATCCTGATGCATTCTGTGGG
This is a stretch of genomic DNA from Parabacteroides chongii. It encodes these proteins:
- a CDS encoding glycoside hydrolase family 88 protein — translated: MKNWIALAFSAFLISCGGAPKTVEKSFVDENADFARAQIGKEIEIIEASGKFMNPVTLKKDSSVYYCGYADWRSGFFPGSVWYLYELTGDTALLPLAQKYTLAIEEAKNLTWHHDIGFIINCSFGNGLRLTADPSYKDVMVQAAKSLSTRFREAPQVIQSWNVDRGWQSERGWECPVIIDNMMNLELMFEATRLSGDSSFYKIALAHADRTLQEHFRPDGSCYHVIDYSLEDGSVRHRHTAQGYAHESAWSRGQAWAIYGFVVCYRETGDRKYLDQALKTFNFMKNHKAMPADLIPYWDMDAPNIPNEPRDASAASCIASALYEISTLDVENAADYKTYADNIMTSLASPAYRAALGTNGNFILMHSVGSIPHNSEIDVPLNYADYYFVEALKRKKDIEAK